From the genome of Lotus japonicus ecotype B-129 chromosome 6, LjGifu_v1.2, one region includes:
- the LOC130726799 gene encoding ABC transporter B family member 9-like produces MAQTTDPDDHEGHVKPKVDEKVSFFKLFTFADNLDRTLMIIGVICAMANGWSQPLMTLIFGKLINTFGTTDPSHIVDEVYKVVWLFVYLAIGTGIVSFLQVSCWMVTGERQAARIRGLYLKTILKQDIAFFDTETSSGEVIGRMSGDTILIQDAMGEKVGKFIQLASTFIGGFVIAFTKGWQLCLVLLACIPCIVIVGGIMSMMMAKMSSRGQAAYTEAGTVVEQTVGAIRTVASFTGEKKAIEKYHNKLRIAYKTTVHQGLASGLGMGVLLMIIFSTYALSMWYGCKLIIEKGYNGGDVFNIIISINTGGMSLGQTTPCLNAFASGQAAAYKMFETIKRKPKIDAYDTNGVVLEDIKGDIELKDVYFRYPARPEVQIFAGFSFYIPSGTTAALVGQSGSGKSTIISLLERFYDPEAGEILIDGVNLKSFQVRWIREQIGLVGQEPVLFTASIKENIAYGKDGATDEEITTAITLANAKNFIDKLPQGIDTMLGGHGTQISGGQKQRIAIARAILKNPRILLLDEATSALDAESERVVQEALEKVMTKRTTVVVAHRLTTIRNADTIAVVHQGKIVEKGTHDELIKDPEGAYSQLIRLQEGAKKEEGSRNSEADKSKNSFSLESHMARSSTQRTSFARSISQASSSSRDSLSLSFPLPYQISVHDSVEGANGDHKSSELDTVKRQKVSIKRLAKLNKPEVPILLLGSIAAAAHGVILPIFGLLLSSAINTFYEPPEQLRKDSEYWSLLFLGLGVATLAAIPIQNYLFGIAGGKLIERIRSLTFKKVVHQEISWFDHPSNSSGAVSARLATDASTVRTLVGDTLALIVQNIATVAAGIIIAFSANWRLSLVILALSPLILMQGFCQMRFLKGFSSDAKEKYEEASQVANDAVGSIRTVASFCAEPKVMDLYQKKCSEPTKQGVRSGLISGAGLGFSFFALYCTNAVCFYVGSYLVQNGKATFGEVFKVFFSLTITAVGVSQTSALAPDTNKAKDSTASIFEILDSKPKIDSSSDEGMTLETVKGEIELQQVSFSYPTRPNIQIFRDLCLSIPAGKTVALVGESGSGKSTVISLLERFYNPDSGSVLLDGVDIKKFKLSWLRKQMGLVGQDPILFNESIRANIAYGNEGGASEEEIISAAQAANAHKFISSLPNGYDTPVGERGTQLSGGQKQRIAIARAILKDPRILLLDEATSALDAESERVVQEALDRVRVSRTTVVVAHRLATIKGADVIAVVKNGVIAEKGGHDVLMGIYGGVYASLVALHSNAS; encoded by the exons ATGGCACAGACAACCGACCCAGATGATCATGAAGGACATGTCAAGCCCAAAGTTGATGAAAAAGTTTCCTTTTTCAAGCTTTTCACCTTTGCGGACAATCTTGACAGGACTTTGATGATCATTGGTGTCATTTGTGCCATGGCTAACGGGTGGTCACAGCCTCTCATGACTCTCATTTTTGGGAAGCTAATCAACACTTTTGGCACCACTGATCCTTCCCACATTGTCGATGAAGTTTATAAG GTTGTATGGTTGTTTGTTTACCTGGCTATTGGGACTGGAATAGTATCATTTCTAC AGGTATCATGTTGGATGGTGACTGGAGAAAGACAAGCCGCACGGATCCGTGGCTTGTACTTGAAAACAATACTAAAACAGGACATTGCCTTCTTTGACACTGAAACCTCATCCGGAGAGGTGATTGGAAGAATGTCTGGTGACACCATTCTCATTCAAGATGCCATGGGAGAAAAG GTTGGAAAGTTTATACAACTTGCTTCAACCTTTATTGGTGGCTTCGTGATTGCCTTTACAAAAGGGTGGCAACTCTGTCTAGTTTTGCTTGCATGCATTCCTTGTATTGTCATTGTTGGTGGAATTATGTCAATGATGATGGCAAAAATGTCAAGCCGTGGGCAAGCTGCTTATACAGAAGCTGGAACTGTTGTAGAGCAAACAGTTGGAGCAATTAGAACA GTTGCCTCTTTTACTGGTGAGAAAAAAGCAATTGAGAAGTATCATAACAAGTTAAGAATTGCTTATAAAACTACGGTTCATCAAGGGTTGGCCTCAGGGTTAGGAATGGGAGTGCTTTTGATGATTATCTTTAGCACCTATGCACTTTCTATGTGGTATGGTTGCAAACTTATTATAGAGAAGGGATACAATGGTGGAGATGTCTTCAATATTATCATATCAATTAATACTGGTGGAAT GTCACTTGGTCAAACAACCCCATGTCTCAATGCATTTGCATCAGGCCAAGCAGCAGCATATAAGATGTTTGAGACAATTAAGAGAAAGCCTAAAATTGATGCTTATGACACCAATGGTGTTGTCTTGGAAGACATCAAGGGAGATATTGAGCTCAAAGATGTTTACTTCAGATACCCAGCAAGGCCAGAAGTGCAGATTTTTGCAGGATTTTCGTTCTATATTCCAAGTGGCACAACTGCTGCTTTAGTGGGTCAGAGTGGCAGTGGGAAATCAACTATAATTAGTTTATTAGAAAGATTCTATGATCCTGAGGCTGGAGAAATACTTATAGATGGTGTGAATTTGAAGAGTTTTCAAGTTAGATGGATAAGAGAACAGATTGGGCTCGTTGGTCAAGAACCTGTCCTGTTCACAGCTAGCATCAAAGAGAACATAGCATATGGTAAGGATGGTGCAACAGATGAGGAGATAACAACAGCTATAACACTTGCCAATGCCAAAAATTTCATTGATAAACTGCCTCAG GGCATTGACACTATGCTTGGAGGACATGGAACTCAAATTTCTGGAGGGCAAAAGCAAAGAATCGCGATCGCGAGGGCAATTTTGAAAAACCCGAGAATCCTTCTTCTTGATGAAGCAACAAGTGCACTGGATGCTGAGTCTGAACGTGTTGTTCAAGAAGCATTAGAAAAAGTCATGACAAAAAGGACTACTGTAGTTGTCGCGCATCGCTTGACAACTATTAGAAATGCTGACACCATTGCAGTGGTTCATCAGGGAAAAATTGTGGAAAAAG GAACTCATGATGAGTTAATCAAGGATCCTGAGGGTGCTTATTCTCAGCTCATTCGTCTACAAGAAGGAGctaagaaggaagaaggaagtCGTAATTCTGAAGCAGACAAGTCCAAGAACAGTTTTAGTTTAGAAAGTCACATGGCTAGATCTTCCACCCAAAGAACATCATTTGCAAGATCAATTAGCCAAGCTTCTTCAAGCAGTAGAGACTCTCTTTCACTTAGCTTTCCTCTTCCTTATCAAATTTCTGTACATGATTCTGTAGAAGGGGCTAACGGTGATCACAAAAGTAGCGAACTTGATACTGTGAAGCGTCAAAAGGTTTCTATTAAACGCTTGGCCAAGTTGAACAAGCCTGAGGTTCCTATCTTACTACTTGGATCCATTGCTGCAGCAGCACATGGTGTTATACTCCCTATATTTGGCCTCTTGCTTTCATCAGCTATTAATACATTCTATGAACCTCCAGAACAACTTAGAAAAGATTCTGAGTATTGGTCACTTCtatttttgggtttgggtgttgCTACTCTGGCGGCTATACCAATCCAGAACTACTTATTTGGGATTGCTGGTGGAAAGCTCATAGAAAGGATCCGGTCATTGACATTTAAGAAGGTGGTGCACCAAGAAATCAGTTGGTTTGATCATCCTTCAAATTCAAG TGGTGCAGTCAGTGCAAGGTTAGCTACTGATGCTTCAACAGTGAGAACTCTTGTTGGTGACACCTTGGCCCTCATTGTGCAAAACATAGCAACAGTCGCAGCAGGTATAATTATAGCATTCTCTGCTAATTGGAGGCTCTCTTTGGTAATTCTGGCCTTGTCACCTTTGATCCTTATGCAAGGGTTCTGTCAGATGAGGTTTCTTAAAGGATTCAGTTCAGATGCCAAG GAGAAATATGAAGAGGCAAGTCAGGTGGCAAATGATGCTGTTGGTAGCATCAGAACTGTTGCATCATTTTGCGCAGAACCAAAGGTCATGGATCTGTACCAGAAGAAATGTTCAGAGCCAACAAAACAAGGTGTTAGGTCGGGGCTTATTAGTGGTGCAGGATTAGGTTTCTCATTTTTTGCTCTATACTGCACAAATGCTGTCTGTTTCTACGTAGGATCTTATCTAGTGCAAAACGGGAAGGCCACATTTGGAGAGGTTTTCAAG gttttcttttctttgacaATTACAGCAGTTGGTGTTTCCCAAACTAGTGCCTTGGCGCCAGACACTAACAAGGCCAAAGATTCCACAGCTTCAATATTTGAAATTCTTGACAGCAAACCAAAGATAGACTCTAGCAGTGATGAGGGCATGACACTAGAAACTGTAAAAGGTGAAATTGAACTTCAACAAGTCAGCTTTAGTTACCCAACAAGGCCTAATATTCAAATTTTCAGAGATTTGTGTCTAAGCATTCCCGCTGGAAAG ACTGTTGCATTGGTTGGAGAAAGTGGTAGTGGTAAATCAACAGTTATCAGCCTCCTAGAGAGATTTTATAATCCTGATTCTGGAAGTGTATTACTTGATGGGGTGGATATAAAAAAGTTCAAATTAAGCTGGTTGAGGAAACAAATGGGTTTGGTTGGTCAAGATCCTATTCTTTTCAACGAAAGCATTCGGGCTAACATTGCTTATGGCAACGAGGGAGGTGCTTCAGAGGAAGAGATAATTTCAGCAGCACAAGCAGCCAATGCACACAAGTTCATAAGTTCTCTTCCAAATGGTTATGACACACCAGTTGGAGAAAGAGGGACACAGTTGTCTGGAGGGCAAAAGCAGCGAATTGCCATTGCAAGAGCCATTCTGAAAGACCCTAGAATCCTTTTGCTAGATGAGGCAACAAGTGCACTTGATGCGGAATCGGAGCGTGTAGTTCAAGAGGCTCTAGACAGGGTGAGAGTGAGTAGAACTACAGTTGTGGTAGCTCACCGTTTGGCAACAATAAAAGGTGCTGATGTAATAGCAGTAGTGAAGAATGGGGTGATTGCTGAGAAGGGAGGACATGATGTATTGATGGGGATTTATGGTGGAGTTTATGCTTCATTGGTAGCTCTCCATAGTAATGCATCATAG
- the LOC130726801 gene encoding transcription factor GTE10-like isoform X1, whose amino-acid sequence MIATETIVPTRKLKIKFSTKRIEVDPGQKCEFGQRGLQTDENGRCNSAEKLFKPDSIKRGPPEGFEGQKEKRQKIDRKGSTQCAAILKCLMSYPYSWVFNKPVDPVALNIPDYFAIIAKPMDLGTISSKLKKNVYSCVEEFAADVRLTFSNAMTYNPPHNDVHMMAKELNQIFDSKWKDMDKKWKCEDELGKSVTGTIKETARKSCNVMHPRQKDTFPKKSQVSEHKRVLKISSLAARDAKVEVPKLSQVHCKSIEKDLIKGSEERDRIAPGAVAFKQKRQIKSTSPLERKSDPDSDGAVSSLDSEHVYPGSQHATPATDASSGEVWSTPDFPVQLSPKKALRAAMLKSRFADTILKAQQKTLLEHGDKGDPLKMQLEKERLERIQREERARIEAQIKTAEAAARARAEEELRQQREKEREAARAAIEEMKRTVEIEHNLEIVKELETLSGCTLSYKALGGRNDYKVALETLDKLQFENPLEQLGLFIKDELADEDEEVINGTVEEGEIL is encoded by the exons ATGATTGCCACAGAAACTATTGTGCCTACCAGAAAATTGAAGATCAAGTTCTCTACCAAAAGGATAGAGGTTGATCCTGGGCAGAAGTGTGAGTTTGGGCAGAGAGGGTTGCAGACTGATGAAAATGGGCGCTGTAACTCAGCTGAAAAGTTGTTCAAGCCAGATTCCATCAAAAGGGGACCACCCGAGGGTTTTGAgggccaaaaggagaaaagacAGAAGATTGATCGGAAAGGGTCTACGCAGTGTGCTGCAATCCTAAAGTGTTTAATGTCCTATCCGTATAGCTGGGTGTTTAACAAGCCTGTGGATCCTGTGGCTTTGAACATTCCAGATTACtttgcaatcatagctaaaccCATGGATTTAGGCACAATTAGTTCCAAGCTGAAGAAAAATGTTTATTCTTGCGTAGAGGAGTTTGCAGCTGATGTCAGGTTGACCTTTTCAAATGCCATGACATATAATCCTCCACATAATGATGTTCATATGATGGCAAAGGAGCTCAACCAAATATTTGACAGTAAATGGAAAGACATGGATAAAAAATGGAAGTGTGAGGATGAACTTGGGAAAAGCGTGACTGGAACAATTAAGGAAACTGCGAGAAAAAGTTGCAATGTGATGCACCCCCGGCAAAAAGATACATTCCCCAAAAAGTCACAAGTATCTGAACACAAAAGAGTTCTTAAGATTAGTTCATTGGCAGCAAGAGATGCTAAA GTGGAGGTACCTAAATTATCACAGGTTCATTGCAAATCGATTGAGAAGGACTTAATCAAAG GATCTGAAGAAAGGGACCGGATTGCACCTGGTGCTGTTGCTTTCAAACAG AAACGTCAGATTAAATCTACATCACCTTTGGAGAGGAAATCTGATCCTGATTCAGATG GAGCAGTAAGTTCCTTGGATAGTGAACATGTATATCCTGGTTCTCAGCATGCAACTCCTGCTACTGATGCCTCTTCTGGTGAAG taTGGAGCACCCCTGATTTTCCTGTACAGCTGTCACCTAAAAAGGCTCTTCGTGCTGCTATGCTTAAAAGCCGCTTTGCAGATACCATCTTAAAAGCAcaacaaaagacacttctagaACAT GGTGATAAAGGTGATCCACTGAAAATGCAGCTTGAAAAGGAGAGATTGGAAAGGATTCAGCGTGAAG AGCGAGCTAGAATTGAAGCTCAAATCAAAACTGCTGAAGCTGCTGCAAGAGCGAGGGCCGAGGAAGAATTGAGGCaacaaagagaaaaggaaaGAGAAGCTGCACGTGCTGCAATAGAAGag ATGAAAAGAACTGTTGAGATTGAACATAATTTGGAGATTGTGAAAGAACTGGAAACTTTGAGTGGGTGTACACTTTCTTATAAGGCGCTCGGAGGTAGAAATGACTACAAAGTTGCATTGGAGACCTTGGATAAGCTTCAGTTTGAGAACCCATTGGAGCAGCTTGGTTTATTTATCAAGGATGAGTTGGcagatgaagatgaggaggtTATAAATGGAACCGTGGAAGAAGGGGAAATATTGTAG
- the LOC130726802 gene encoding eukaryotic translation initiation factor 4E-1-like gives MAVEDTPKSTITDDQITTNPKAPDNADLEEGEIIDDDDSSATSKPSSAALVNQPHHPLENSWTFWFDNPSNKSKQAAWGSAIRPIYTFSTVEEFWSLYNNVHHPSKLAIGADFHCFKQKIEPKWEDPICANGGKWTMAFPKGKSDTSWLYTLLAMIGEQFDHGDEICGAVVNVRRAQEKISIWTKNAANEAAQVSIGKQWKEFLDYNDSIGFIFHDDAKKLDRAAKNKYNV, from the exons ATGGCTGTGGAAGATACCCCAAAATCCACCATCACCGACGACCAAATCACCACCAACCCTAAGGCTCCTGACAACGCCGACCTCGAGGAAGGAGAGATCATCGACGATGATGACTCCTCCGCCACTTCCAAACCCTCCTCCGCCGCCCTTGTCAACCAACCCCATCATCCCCTCGAGAATTCTTGGACCTTCTGGTTCGACAACCCTTCCAACAAGAGCAAACAAGCCGCTTGGGGTAGCGCTATCCGACCCATCTACACTTTCTCCACCGTCGAGGAGTTTTGGAG TCTTTACAATAACGTTCATCATCCTAGCAAGTTGGCTATTGGAGCAGATTTTCATTGTTTCAAGCAGAAGATTGAGCCGAAGTGGGAGGATCCCATTTGTGCTAATGGGGGGAAATGGACTATGGCATTTCCAAAGGGGAAATCTGATACCAGTTGGTTGTATACG ttGTTGGCAATGATTGGAGAACAATTTGATCATGGAGATGAAATTTGTGGAGCAGTGGTGAATGTTAGAAGAGCGCAGGAGAAAATTTCTATTTGGACTAAGAATGCAGCAAATGAAGCTGCTCAG GTGAGCATCGGGAAACAGTGGAAGGAGTTTCTTGATTATAATGACAGCATTGGCTTTATATTTCAT GATGATGCAAAGAAGCTTGACAGAGCtgctaaaaataaatacaatgtATAG
- the LOC130726801 gene encoding transcription factor GTE10-like isoform X2 — MIATETIVPTRKLKIKFSTKRIEVDPGQKCEFGQRGLQTDENGRCNSAEKLFKPDSIKRGPPEGFEGQKEKRQKIDRKGSTQCAAILKCLMSYPYSWVFNKPVDPVALNIPDYFAIIAKPMDLGTISSKLKKNVYSCVEEFAADVRLTFSNAMTYNPPHNDVHMMAKELNQIFDSKWKDMDKKWKCEDELGKSVTGTIKETARKSCNVMHPRQKDTFPKKSQVSEHKRVLKISSLAARDAKVEVPKLSQVHCKSIEKDLIKGSEERDRIAPGAVAFKQKRQIKSTSPLERKSDPDSDVSSLDSEHVYPGSQHATPATDASSGEVWSTPDFPVQLSPKKALRAAMLKSRFADTILKAQQKTLLEHGDKGDPLKMQLEKERLERIQREERARIEAQIKTAEAAARARAEEELRQQREKEREAARAAIEEMKRTVEIEHNLEIVKELETLSGCTLSYKALGGRNDYKVALETLDKLQFENPLEQLGLFIKDELADEDEEVINGTVEEGEIL; from the exons ATGATTGCCACAGAAACTATTGTGCCTACCAGAAAATTGAAGATCAAGTTCTCTACCAAAAGGATAGAGGTTGATCCTGGGCAGAAGTGTGAGTTTGGGCAGAGAGGGTTGCAGACTGATGAAAATGGGCGCTGTAACTCAGCTGAAAAGTTGTTCAAGCCAGATTCCATCAAAAGGGGACCACCCGAGGGTTTTGAgggccaaaaggagaaaagacAGAAGATTGATCGGAAAGGGTCTACGCAGTGTGCTGCAATCCTAAAGTGTTTAATGTCCTATCCGTATAGCTGGGTGTTTAACAAGCCTGTGGATCCTGTGGCTTTGAACATTCCAGATTACtttgcaatcatagctaaaccCATGGATTTAGGCACAATTAGTTCCAAGCTGAAGAAAAATGTTTATTCTTGCGTAGAGGAGTTTGCAGCTGATGTCAGGTTGACCTTTTCAAATGCCATGACATATAATCCTCCACATAATGATGTTCATATGATGGCAAAGGAGCTCAACCAAATATTTGACAGTAAATGGAAAGACATGGATAAAAAATGGAAGTGTGAGGATGAACTTGGGAAAAGCGTGACTGGAACAATTAAGGAAACTGCGAGAAAAAGTTGCAATGTGATGCACCCCCGGCAAAAAGATACATTCCCCAAAAAGTCACAAGTATCTGAACACAAAAGAGTTCTTAAGATTAGTTCATTGGCAGCAAGAGATGCTAAA GTGGAGGTACCTAAATTATCACAGGTTCATTGCAAATCGATTGAGAAGGACTTAATCAAAG GATCTGAAGAAAGGGACCGGATTGCACCTGGTGCTGTTGCTTTCAAACAG AAACGTCAGATTAAATCTACATCACCTTTGGAGAGGAAATCTGATCCTGATTCAGATG TAAGTTCCTTGGATAGTGAACATGTATATCCTGGTTCTCAGCATGCAACTCCTGCTACTGATGCCTCTTCTGGTGAAG taTGGAGCACCCCTGATTTTCCTGTACAGCTGTCACCTAAAAAGGCTCTTCGTGCTGCTATGCTTAAAAGCCGCTTTGCAGATACCATCTTAAAAGCAcaacaaaagacacttctagaACAT GGTGATAAAGGTGATCCACTGAAAATGCAGCTTGAAAAGGAGAGATTGGAAAGGATTCAGCGTGAAG AGCGAGCTAGAATTGAAGCTCAAATCAAAACTGCTGAAGCTGCTGCAAGAGCGAGGGCCGAGGAAGAATTGAGGCaacaaagagaaaaggaaaGAGAAGCTGCACGTGCTGCAATAGAAGag ATGAAAAGAACTGTTGAGATTGAACATAATTTGGAGATTGTGAAAGAACTGGAAACTTTGAGTGGGTGTACACTTTCTTATAAGGCGCTCGGAGGTAGAAATGACTACAAAGTTGCATTGGAGACCTTGGATAAGCTTCAGTTTGAGAACCCATTGGAGCAGCTTGGTTTATTTATCAAGGATGAGTTGGcagatgaagatgaggaggtTATAAATGGAACCGTGGAAGAAGGGGAAATATTGTAG
- the LOC130726800 gene encoding serine hydroxymethyltransferase 3, chloroplastic, protein MQACTGVAMMGSMQQPAWTKGQSFPAIGYGSNGFIPQVKFCNVKPCKASSLSISVPEIKGDGSRILDSGLSEVDPEVYAIIGKEKDRQFKSLELIASENFTSRAVMEAVGSCLTNKYSEGLPGKRYYGGNEFIDELEIKCQERALAAFHVDGNKWGVNVQPLSGSPANFAVYTALLKPHDRIMGLDLPHGGHLSHGFMTPKRRVSATSIYFESMPYRLDESTGFIDYDMLEKTAILFRPKLIIAGASAYPRDIDYPRMRKIADQVGAFLMMDMAHISGLVAASVLANPFDFCDIVTTTTHKSLRGPRGGMIFFKKDTVHGVDLEPAINNAVFPGLQGGPHNHTIGGLAVCLEHAQSPEFKVYQNQVVANCRALANRLVELGYKLVSGGSDNHLVLVDLRPSGIDGARTEKILDLASITLNKNSVPGDKSALVPGGIRIGSPAMTTRGLGEKEFALIADLIHEGVQISLEAKSLASGSKLQDFMNLVLSPEFPLQDKVTELRKKVEALATRYPIPGV, encoded by the exons ATGCAAGCCTGTACTGGAGTTGCAATGATGGGTTCTATGCAACAACCTGCTTGGACCAAGGGGCAGAGTTTCCCTGCAATAGGGTATGGCAGCAATGGCTTTATACCTCAAGTCAAGTTCTGCAATGTCAAGCCATGCAAAGCATCATCTTTGTCTATCTCCGTGCCTGAAATTAAAG GTGACGGTAGTAGAATCCTGGACTCTGGCTTGAGTGAAGTTGATCCTGAGGTTTATGCAATTATCGGCAAGGAAAAAGACCGTCAATTTAAAAGTCTTGAGCTTATTGCTTCTGAAAATTTTACATCTAGAGCAGTGATGGAAGCAGTTGGTTCATGCCTCACAAACAAGTACTCAGAAGGACTTCCTGGTAAAAG GTACTATGGTGGCAATGAGTTCATTGATGAGCTTGAAATCAAATGTCAAGAAAGGGCACTGGCTGCATTTCATGTAGATGGTAATAAGTGGGGTGTTAATGTTCAACCATTATCTGGTTCTCCAGCTAACTTTGCAGTGTACACTGCATTACTTAAACCTCATGATCGAATAATG GGTTTGGACTTGCCTCATGGGGGCCATTTGTCTCATGGATTTATGACGCCTAAAAGACGTGTATCAGCCACATCAATTTATTTTGAATCTATGCCTTATCGACTTGATGAATCAACAG GTTTTATTGATTATGATATGCTGGAGAAAACTGCTATTCTCTTCCGACCAAAACTCATAATTGCTGGTGCTAGTGCTTATCCTCGAGACATTGACTATCCTCGCATGAGAAAA ATTGCAGATCAAGTAGGAGCTTTCCTTATGATGGATATGGCTCACATAAGTGGACTTGTTGCTGCATCTGTGCTTGCTAATCCCTTTGATTTCTGTGACATCGTGACCACCACAACCCACAAG TCTTTGAGAGGCCCTAGAGGTGGTATGATATTCTTCAAGAAGGATACAGTGCATGGGGTTGATCTGGAGCCTGCCATTAACAATGCTGTTTTCCCCGGTCTCCAG GGGGGTCCTCATAACCACACAATCGGAGGACTAGCGGTTTGCTTGGAGCATGCCCAGTCTCCAGAATTCAAAGTTTACCAAAACCAG GTGGTTGCTAACTGTAGAGCTTTGGCTAACCGGTTAGTCGAGCTGGGGTATAAACTGGTTTCTGGTGGTAGTGATAATCACCTGGTTCTTGTTGATCTGAGGCCATCT GGTATTGATGGTGCTCGGACAGAGAAAATTCTTGATCTGGCTTCTATAACACTCAACAAGAACTCAGTGCCTG GTGATAAGAGTGCCCTAGTTCCAGGTGGCATTCGCATCGGGTCACCTGCAATGACAACAAGAGGACTTGGTGAAAAAGAATTTGCACTAATTGCAGACTTAATTCACGAGGGTGTGCAGATAAGTCTTGAAGCCAAAAGTTTGGCCTCAGGATCAAAGCTCCAAGATTTTATGAACCTTGTTTTATCTCCTGAATTTCCTTTGCAAGACAAGGTTACAGAGTTACGTAAGAAAGTTGAAGCACTTGCTACTCGGTATCCAATTCCTGGAGTCTAA